The nucleotide sequence ctgcagccaatctacactacaaggacccatatgactagagaccatgtatacgtgtagtcaaactacaataacctcactgtgagtagccgaagcaccgcaggtcaaaggaccagtcatactactgcaacatcaagcaagtcactgacgagtggatagacgtccaagtaacttcttgtcttggtcacgctcagtacccttgttctctaacaaacacctgcactatcacttcagtgtccctacactgtggactcaagtctcgttcatccagaaggaaagtgatctgtgcactgatcgaatcgatcaccgtcctcgtgatgatccagtgatcaggagcatttagaaattaatcaccaatgatacatggctcaaattctcaactcttgagaatatgcatcatcatcttattaatttcttggacgattcatagacacataattaatatgaatgaaaagatgccttttatttattcaataataaatagtcaagtacaaaattatgttcttagaattaacaatgtgtcagccagattggcttctagggcatacatctaacacattcatcatgccggttacgtctacgacaaatcaaataataaagtAATCCATACATTAATAGATATAAACtattaaagaactatctacaaCTTAGGCAAGCAAGAAACCAAAACATATCCATAGATCTAAATTGAATAGAACAATAGTTCAGAGTTTACTTAAAGAAAGTAACAAGTCAAGGGTTCTTCCATCACCCTTGACCAAGGGAGTTAGCCGGCCATTGACATGAAAATCTCCCCAGttcctcttcccttttttttcttttcggaagcaGAGCCTCCCCTGTTTTTTTTCTGAGTGGGAAGGAAAACAACGTGAGAGAGGTAAGATCCTTGGCTCGCTGACTCCCTTCCTATTTATTCAAGGAAAACCtctccaaatttcaaataaaCTTCCTAACAAATCAAAACGGATGCTGGAATTTTGCTGGGAGTGGGCGGTCGTTCCAAATGCACCTCCTGGCGAGGGAAgaggcggacggctgggaaTGGAAAAGGTAGCTGATTGCGAATCCAGAAGACGTGCGGTGAGAGCCGAGATGCTCGCGAATGGGAGATTTCACGCGGATGGCTAGAATCTGGATGAGATGCGGGACCTGCGGGAGGAGCGGATGTTGATCACGGGATCTGGGATGCATCGTGGGATGCTGGGAGTCGCATGAGACGGGCGGAAGAAGAGAATTACACGCGAACGGCCGAAATTCAGGAAGTGAATCACGGACGCGGGCGCTTGGGATCAATCCGGAATGTTGAGACGAAATTGCTGGGATTTGGAAGCTAGAAACGCTGCTTCTGATTTCTTTCTTTGGCCACGGAAAGCTGGGAACGCTGGGATGTGGATGCTTGGCATGAATCACGATCTTCTTCAAATGGATGCACAGAGACGCTCGAGAGTTGATCGCGGATGCTGGAATCATGGACTCGGAAGCTTTGAAACGGGGAAAGAGGCTAATGCGGGATGCTGGGAGATCACACGCCGGCTCGGACGGATGCGTGGAATGCAAGGAAAAATGCGTAAGAAAGCTGGGACGCTGGAACACAGACCCCCCCCCCCGTGTTTTCGCATAGCTCACGGTTGATCTTCCATGCGGCTAAGCTTAGCCTCCTTCTGGTGTGCAACTGGAGCTGACCCATGTGGTTGGGTCTTCTCTGATTTGGTCGAGCTAAGCCTGTTATATCCTTTTTGTGCCATGGTCTGATCCAGGTGCGCTGCAGCTGGCTTACGGTGATGCATCTTTCTAGACCCAATACATATTTTAGCTTTAATTTACGATCATCTGTatccaacaaaaatataatattaattcagcacttttatcattatttgttaacaataatactaatttaagtgatgtgtagattgcacttttgtgctctcatcacatatTTCCCCATTATTTCTGCATATTAATTGGTGTAAATACCTCCTATTAGTGTTTAGATTATTGGTGCATGTAAATCATTTCCATTGACTACTAAATCATCATACTATGTTTCACCCCTTCTCTATGAAGTTAAATGAGTGATCTTTGCAATCTCACGTGCTTGTAACCATTGTTGTACATTTATTTCTACCGAAATTGTTCTGCTATGTAGAATACATGATGGTGTTTAGGGTCATCAAAATTTAACGTATCTATCCTCATCAATGGATATTAGTTTGGCAAAAGTGGGAGACCTTAATGATGGTGACATAAAGCTTATTATTTTGAAAAAGATGACACAAGTTTTAATAATAATGGTAAAAATCTAATAAAGTTTACATATAAGCAAAGGTGAAGCTATCCTTAAAAAGGTTTAGGCGCCTAATTTTGTATATCCAAATTTTTTCTCTAACTACAAATATGAAAATCAGGTTACTTAtttttgcaaacaaaaaaattatacttCATAAACACTCTCAAAGAAAATGATGGTAAAGGTGGGAGACGTCATAAAAATAACCTATAACACATGAACCACATGCTAATTCTTGTAACTAGAAAGACAAGCGAATATTGGCCAACATGTTTGGTTCTCTTCACTTCTGGAGCATCCTTCAaatgaaaataaagaaaggaTTAAGATTTCAACTTTAGGATTTAAGTTGATACTTCATAATACACTCTCAAGGAACTATCCATTGTCAAAAAATGGACCTTAAGCCTAACCTAGTCAATGCTCGAGGAGAAACTCTAAGAGAGGAGAAAAGCAAGTCTGATTGATGATTCAATGATAGTATTAGGCACTACAACAATAAAAACTATTTAAATCACCAAAAGCGTAAATACAGTGATCCGAGATACTTCAACATGAAACTTACGAATTATTAGAGATGAtaaattttttcaaaatatattaaatattgtcACAAAAATTCCCTCCATATGGAGGTAATTGGCGCCAGATATCTTGTGGCATAATTGTATGACAAAAATATTTTCCATCATGTAAAAAAATTGCTAGCTCTATTAGTATGACAAAAGCTAATTTTCATCgccaaaattatattttgttgATGAATTTTGTCATCAAAGTTTGTCACTAATAATCTTTTCGGTTATAGGTAGGATTGTGGACTATGTCTTGTTCATCAACAGGCATGTGGTTGAAAAATAATAACCGTTAGATCACATGTACAAAATGCACATAATATGTCATAAACTAATTTATTCTAAAATGATGTAGGGTGGAATGgacataaaataataatagcataaaaatatatgattttgaGGAAGCAAAACAATAAACTAATATGAAGGATAACTAAAAGAGCCGCCTCTTTCTCTTGTTGGTGTGCAACATGTCCCCTAGGGGTGCTCTGGACGATAGGGGCACCAGTCGTAAGTTTGGCCCCTTATTTTCTAGATGCGGCCCATTTGGGTACTAAAAATAATGGAGATGGTGGCCACCTACACTAATTGGCTGCCTTCAATCTAGTCCAAATGGCCTAAGACTGACCCAGATCTAGTCATACTTGACTTAACCTAGCGTCATTCCTATATTTGGACTATTTCTCTAgtccaatcttttcttcaattaaattaattttttatttgatccaAACTATGAGAGAACAATTAATTGGAGTCTCATTCAATTGATCTGTAGATAGATGGCGCATTCTGGATGTATTATTGGATAGGCCATTTCAAGTCCTCTCTCACCAAAGACCGATCCTTTAGGATCGCTTAGTTATATTTTAGTTGTATAATCTGATATGTGGATGTGGAGCCTATATTGAATTACTAAATCTTTTAGTGGATAGGATGAAGCCGGTTGATTTTCCTATTCCTGCACAAGCCATGTCCTATAATTCAGTCCCCCATCAATCCGGTGTCTCTGTATGATCAATGAGCATTGTTAGACCTTTAGTCATGCAGTTCATAGCCCATTAGAATCCTAGATCAGGTTAGACATCTTTCTATAAAAATTGTTCATGTGAATCCTttccaaaaataattaattattaactttaataattttgaaaatatttactTTTAAATTCCTTCAAGTTATTGTTATGCAAGGTCTGATGTATATCTGGCCACATTCctattctaatatataatttcgGATAGTCTAACCTCACTCATATCTAAGTCTAGCTAGTAAACCACTATATTATTTCTATCAAGGTAAAGTCCAAGATGACATGGTCAATACTTAGGTTTGGCCATAAAGTTACTAGCCTCCGGAATACAAAAATATATCCCATCCTTTAAAGGGATCACTTGCAAGCTTGTATATCTAGTTTACAACTCTACCCTAACAGTAATTTGTGAGGTGGATTGCCAATGTTGATTACTCAATATGATGACACATCCAGGAATTAGTATGAGATCTCAACTTGATGAATAAGGAACTTTGTGCCAATGCCTGCCCTGGTAACCTTGTAAGTTCAATGTCTAATATCATCTATAATTATGAGCAAATTTTAAGTACTAAGTAGGAATATTCTTCCATTTCGATAGACCCCTGTATTGCTCCAACATTTTTCTGGTTTTATTACTAATGTGTGACATATGTCCTATACTATATGTGATTGTGGAATTGAAGACAGGCATGATTTTTCAACTATTCTTGATGTTAAATATGCAAATATGTTTTAGGATAACCTTACTTCCAACACAACCAATATATTCAGCCTATCAATTTGGCAAGATGTAGCTAtgtgttaaaatatttactttgATAATTAGAAAAATATTGCCACCATTATAGTTATTATTTTAGTTTGGCATATATATAAACAAATTTTCTCACTCTCATATTTAACTATATTACATTTCTTTTGGTAAATCGGATAAAATTAAACCAATCTAGAATATGTACACTtataaaaatcagaaaataaaatatttaaaaactgataaagaaaattaattgtAGATTCTATAATATAGTTCTGGTATGATTAGCCACATATATCACCATCTAACCAGATGCACTATTAGCTTTCTTATAGATATATCaagcttcataagagatcaATGAATGCTTCACGCAGCAATTATATAGTAGGGGATGGGATTTGACCTTCACAGGTGATGAATTTGAAATATATCTAATATCCATCTTAGAATCCCCCTCTATGTAAATGTGGGAAGCCTCTCCAAATAAATTTTAACTCTAtcacattaaaaatataaagtTTTAGTTTTCACTTGATTATTCCAATTAAACCAGCCTCTTACGATGTAACTAGTTTTCTAGCTTATAAAATGgtaaatttgatacataaaatttgGACCCACCAACCATGGAACAACACTTAAACCGAGTCTGTCGGATCTGATTTGGAGCAGCCAATCTCATAGCAGAgcacccctctctctctctctcgctctcttttttttttttttcttctgaaaacGGGTTATCATACACTACGTgtatgaatacatccaataaagttAAAAAACACTAGCTGACGGAGTGCCAATGGCATCTCCACCTCTTCCATCCAAAGGATGTATCCTGAATGatgagtttctttctttctttcttttttatagaGGGAAGAGCTCAAGAGGTGCCTCCTATATTTAAAGTCTTTAAGTGTTTGGGCTGTACTACATGTAAGTGGCAATTATGACGGCAAAAAATCTATCAAACCAACCCTGAGTTCTCAGTCGGGGTAACTATGCAGAGACTATGCACCGACCTCCTTGACTCCAACAAAAAGGTGAACAGTAAGGCAATCATGCGAGAGGTGGAGAGGTGCGGCATTACCGTCCAACTTGGGGCAACCGTTTATTTCCAAATGATATTGATACTAGACCCTTCCTGATAGGAATCTTTAAGAGCAAGAAGTAGGCTCTATCAGACCACCCATTAGGCCAGGGAACCAGTGTATGCCCCTTTCAGGCTGGACCAACTTGCTAGAGAATATTTCCGGACCCCAGTCGACATTTGCTTTAATCGGCCTTCTTCATTGGCACATGGAAGGACATCGTTATCCAATCCCCCGCAATCGTCATGGCTGTCGTCATCCTCATCCCAATTTACATCCGCTGCTCATCTTTCGAGATCAATCCAATTCCATATGATCTTCCAATGgagcaatcttttgaaaagtatgACATGAAGAGCATCTTAGTCAAGATTGTGTTAAGAGTATAATTTGAAGTCAGATCATTACAATTAGCATTGATGTCTAGTAATTTCACCAACTAAATCAGTTGGCACCTTGAACATAACatcaaaatttttgatattaTGAAAATAACTATTATATCGGCTATATTTTCAAAAAACATATCACTCTAAATATTGATTTCAACATTCATGAATTGATATATTCATTGAGGATGATGAAAAAGAGAATATAAATCACAGTTAGTATATTGCTATTATATTGACCAATATCTTGAAATATTGCATAAGAAAATATTAGAATGTATCGGTTTATATTCAGTTATGGTGAATAGGACTAGATAGGTGAATGTTCTCCAATTGGATTGGAGAAGTAATCAAACAAATGGGACCGACCACCCACCGCCTTCAACCCGGGAATGGAATGTCACTTGTGTTAGTACTACGTGCTTGGCGGGGCCCACGTCTCATTATCCGGGCGACTGCGACCACGCCCAGTGCGGAGTTGGATGGCATCATGGAACAAACGCTCGGAGGATTTTGCCTCCAACTTGTTCTTAAAGTGCAGGAGATGGACTGATGGAATTGGCTATTCAAGTAAAAGAGAGACCGTCCGGAGAGGAGAAAGCAAGGACTGGAGCTTGGAACCAGGTCCAGCAATTTGTAAAAGCAAGAAATATACCAGTTGaagagaaattcaaaaaaaaaattgatgatccTTATCGTGCAAGTGGGGGCCCCCAACGACCTCTTTAGCTTTTGAGACTTGGACCAATTTACTCCCTTCCTCCATTCTCCAACAAAGATGGCAACATGCCCTAAGCATAGATTGATCCTCTCCCGTGCACAGTTTGCACTATAGAATATTATAAAACTCTCCATACCTTCCATCAAAAGATATACGTCAATTAAATGAGATGATCTAATATACCATCATAATTATCCATTTTTTTATAGCAACCATCAAGTGTGGCACAGCATCATACTATACAAATCGTGCCTCACAACATCGCTATGGTGTATGATGCAATCATAAAGAAAAGTTAAAAATTTCGCTTATATTAATTTGTATTACTCGTCAGAAATGCCAAGAGCTCCACTCGCTATATCAAAAGTCAATCCAAGTTTACCCTCAATCCATGTGGCAAGATAATTGAGaggattttttgtttttaggttTTCCCCAAAAGTTAGCCATCCATAGAGATATCTCAAACATGCACAGTGCAAGGTTCAAACACATGCACCCGTAGTCTAATAATTCTAGGTCTCCATGAGTTGGCCCTACTGGGTGCAACTTCAGCATAATGAGTCAACTATAGCTTTTTCAAGTTCAAGAAAATGACTGACCAGTTTCAAAGCTAACCAAATCTTTGTTAAAGGAGCAAGGGACATAGCAGTGCTCATGCCATGTTAATCATTGATAGTTTTCTATCTATTTCACTCACCATTGACTTGGAAAGTCTAACGCCGACTGTGGAATTTCTTCTAACTACTAAGTTTCTTTTTTATCGAATATCCAAAGAAAAATTGACTGATGATAAAAAGCAATCATTATACAAAAAATTACAGTAATGGAAATTCAGGGATCCATACGAAGATCTTGTACAAATTTGATTAAGGGCAAATTTAGCTAAAAAGTGCGCTATAAAATTATGCAATCGCTGCTTAAAGTTATTAACACAGTACTGGCACATCAACCAAATTACTTTTTGTTTTTGAAGCAGGTGATTTTTAAGGTATGTTGCAATTTGTTGTTTGACTCTATCTATGAGATCTGCCAGAGATACGGGAGCAAGTGTAATAGACAATAAATAGGCTTCGTGAAAAGGTGCAGTACTCAACATGGAGCAGAAGTAATATCATTGTTGGTTCCATTGGTGATATAAGTATTAATTGGCTGTATGCTCAACAACTTGATGAATCTGGGTTACGTACATGTAAGACCTCCTTCTAAGTTCTAATATATGAAATGAATTTTTGGTGACAATATATGAAatgatttagaagaagaaaataaagggAAAAATGCATGGGGTAGTTTGACACGTTTCATCATTGAGGTTAACTGTCAATTTTCCTGGTCAAAAGCATTTAGGCAGAGCTATCATTTATTAGTAACCAAAACAAAATTGCCTAATCTAGTGCAAGAAGTCCCAAATTTATAACCAGAGAAGTGGTATCTAGCATGCATCATCCATGTGGGGCCATATGCAGCGTAGTGGGGAAGTCGCATTCCATCTATGATTGGGGTTTTGCAGAAAATCAAAGGGATTTTAGTTCGTTTTAGTTCCACTAGAAATTCTTTTCATCTCACAAAGAGTACTTCAAGCTAGGGTTCGACACATGTATAAAGTTCCGATGTTACCAAGTATGGGTAATGCCTATGGCAAGTTAACCTATCAAGCATCAACAAGAATTAAGTAGGATAGGATTCCAAGAGCAATATTATACGGCAAATGTGTTGGTTTGAGAAAGTGCCATATACAAAGTGTTCCCGGAGTGCATTTCAATTAACAAACGGATGGGAAGAAAGTCCAAAAATAGCAGTCTTGATTAGTTCCTATATAGAAAATTCGGACTTCGGTCAAGGTTCAATCTAGGATTCATATCTTTATATGATGACCTAAATACATCACCTGCATTTGTAGCTTTGATTCTCACTTATCCTGTAGACCTGACACCCTGAACAAAATGGTATCTGCAGGAGATGGTTTCATCATCATTGAGGTTGAATCCTCTCCAATTTGTGTTTCTTTCAGTCCATTTCAATGAACCAATTTCCCATTCATCTGAATTTTACTAAATAATGATTGGTAAAACAATAGATGGTAAGGCATCGTTCTGTCTTGTTCAATCACCAATTTGCTTATTGGCGCAATTCATCTAAATGGTTAGGTCGGTCACTGTTAATTGATGAGCCTCAACTAAAAGGATGGCTGGTGATTTAATTGAAGCACTAGAAGAAGGAAATTAGAAGTAACAAGGATCTTAACTGTTAACCAAGGCTACGTGGACATTAGATCGACCACTCACATAGCTTCTTTCtaagagcacatccagaatttCTCCAAAGCCATACAAATCTTTATAGAAAGTTGGAAGCCACCAAGATGGTAAACGCATGGTAAAGAGGCTTGGATTCCAACTGAGTTGTCCGGATTCGAAACGCACGAACGTCGATTAAATCAGGAGACCGCATGCCTCATGTCTGGATGACTCTGTGTggatatgctttccttccatcaGTATTgaggtggcgctggggtgacATACTCACACGTAGATGGCCCAGTAGGATTTTCTACGGGTTGGAGAGGGCACGCGAAAACTTGCGACCCGTATCGAACATTCTCTGGTGGAAGAAGGGCCCAGAGGGAGCCGCTACATGGGTACagtccccccctccccccccccccccccaaattaccaaaaaaaagaaaaaaaagttggaaATGCAGTTGACGGATTCCGTAATAAGGACGTACACAAAATTACGAAAACGGAGTCCCCTTTCCTCTTTCTTCAGCTATAAAAGGCTCTCTTCCCCCCTCCCCAACCAAGCCAAAGCCAAGCCTAACTTGGCATCTCAATTCCCTAGAACAACTCTTCCTCGCTATCCACAAAGAGAGACAGTGAGAAGAGAAGACCATGCAAGAGGACAGGAGGATGAAGGTGAAGAAGGGTTGGCTGGCCGTGAGGGTGGGGCTCGAGGATGACGAAGCTGGCTTTCGGAGGTTCGTGATACCAATATCTTACCTCTACCATCCCCTGTTCAAGAGGCTTCTTGAGTCGGCTCAAGAAGTTTATGGTTTCCACTCGTCGGGGCCGCTGAAGCTGCCGTGCTCCGTCGATGACTTCCTCCATCTCCGGTGGCTCATCGAGCGCGAGTCGCAGCACTCCCATaacaaccaccaccaccattcCTTCTCCCTGCACTCTTGTTGAGTTCCAGGAGAGAGTCGTCTTTGCATCTGATGATGTTCATATATTTATCTCTATCGTAGTTTTCTCGTAGTGTTTTTTGTAGTTGAATATTACAAGATGAGATGTAATACCTTCAACCTTCAACAAAGTTTTCAAAAGATGGTAAAGCTTAAAGAAAGGGCTACTTGCCTCAGTTTCCAAGATCAAATGAGTTGCAATTTTGGATCCGTTCAGATTTCAAAGCTAAGATCTTATTTCAATTACCTCTTACGTTCTTACTCCTTGGTCAAGCCTATACAGGTAATATGAGTGCTCCGATATttccttccctccctctctctcggggtggggggggggggggggggggcgcgaGGCTGACCAAACCCAAAAGTACACTAGTACCTATGGATTTTAATGCAATTGATTCAATTACTCCCCGAACTACATCTGATAACAAATTGATAGTAGCTTCTTCTCTTTCTAATCATACTCTTAGATCCCAAAATTCTTGCTAAGCAACAATTGGTTTGATAGGTAGGTGGTATTAAACATTTTTTTGGTGAGGATTGATCTGAAAGGGCTTTAATTCTTCAGGCATCGGAGAACTAAGATTTCCTTTTGGTaagatctttaaaatctgattaTCGCAAAAAAGTAGAATTTGTTGGGCATTTTTCTTACCAGGCTAGAAGttgtttttgaatatttttaattaaattttctttgcAATGAGGATAGTAACGCCCTGGAGGCATGGCTGTACAGCTGCAAGCTTGTTGATGTAAAGCTGGCACATCACTACATGGTTCCACATAATTCATTCAGATTGTCCAAAACATCAATGGCCTATGCTTATCTGGTTGTGTTGCAGCAAATACACagagaatctttttttttttatgtgaaaAAGGTTAAAGGAGTTTATCAGGCCCCAAAAAGGATGGAGAGAGACAGCCAGTGAGAGCCTCCCGCATAAAGTGAACATATAAATGAACAAAGCAGAGGAAGTGATATACTTCTAAACGAATACGTGACCTTAATTAAGAAACTTTAAAGGATACGTGTTGCATGGCAGTCAAAGAAGACATCGTACTTCTGAGTACGTTGCAAGTTTCGTCAAGCAGTAAACTAGAAAGGTTAACGCTACATAAAAATATTTCCaaagaatttaatattatatatgaCTTCCACTGAAAAAGGTTCTACAGTTTCTAAGTAAAATGAACTGGCAAACAATATACAAAGGTTTTATACATCAAATAGCTTAATTAGCAAATTTCAGTTGAGTATGGGATAGAGATAGGATAAAACTAAACGAACCAAAACAATCTTCAAATGTTATTCTTATAGAAGTTAAATTTGAAAATGCATCATAATATTTTCTATCTTCCTTTAGTCTGTACGGTTTTCAGCTCATGCAAATTACAACATGCATACGGAAGCAAGATGATCACCCGATGTACGATAAAAGTTTGCCTCTGATGTGTTAGAATATCAAAAGCCAGGTGGACCGGCTCACTTTCTTCAGAGAAGAAAATGATCATATAAGATGATAACTTAAAGGCAGATAGACCCCATAAATTTACAGAATAGTAAGTGGCCAGAATAGTGAGTGAGGCGAAGGTTGTGAAATTGAAAAAATgaatttaattgcatttctaaaCCATCTGAAAAGTAAATTCAAAATCCTTCTATTTACGATGATGCAAATGTTGGAATTTCTCATAATGATGGACTTCGATTGATTAAAGAGCGGTTTTAttgttttattatattatacaagCTAAGTTATtgactaaataaatatttaaagaactcaaaattaatttatgattATCTTGTTAATTTGGACTCTATTATCTAAATTATATAGTGTAGTGAGTATTTGTGTAGGTCTGAATTAGTTAATGGGCTCTATAGTGGGTAGACCCATTGACATTATATTATTTAGGCAGGTCCTCACTCCACACCTATATTTATCCGTCTAATATGAAACCCTAGGGCATCCGAACACCTATGTCATGAGGAGGCGGAcatcaaaaagaggaggagaggatgatCTACCTATTCTTgcattttcttcttccaaaaatCTCACCACAATGATAATCAAGAGCTTTTTAGGAATTTCAAGGTATGCTTCGATTTTTTTGACtatttttatatgatttttgtGTTCTAATCTCGGGCTAGTT is from Phoenix dactylifera cultivar Barhee BC4 chromosome 6, palm_55x_up_171113_PBpolish2nd_filt_p, whole genome shotgun sequence and encodes:
- the LOC120111179 gene encoding auxin-responsive protein SAUR32-like translates to MQEDRRMKVKKGWLAVRVGLEDDEAGFRRFVIPISYLYHPLFKRLLESAQEVYGFHSSGPLKLPCSVDDFLHLRWLIERESQHSHNNHHHHSFSLHSC